The Saccopteryx leptura isolate mSacLep1 chromosome 2, mSacLep1_pri_phased_curated, whole genome shotgun sequence genome has a window encoding:
- the TBC1D13 gene encoding TBC1 domain family member 13 isoform X3, with product MIIQPGIAKANMGVSREDVTFEDHPLNPSPDSRWNTYFKDNEVLLQIDKDVRRLCPDISFFQRATEYPCLLILDPQNEFETLRKRVEQTTLKSQTVARNRSGVTNMSSPHKNLAPSALNEYELLPNGCEAHWEVVERILFIYAKLNPGIAYVQGMNEIVGPLYYTFATDPNNEWKEHAEADTFFCFTNLMAEIRDNFIKSLDDSQCGITYKMEKVYSTLKDKDVELYLKLQEQNIKPQFFAFRWLTLLLSQEFLLPDVIRIWDSLFADDSRFDFLLLVCCAMLILIREQLLEGDFTVNMRLLQDYPITDVCQILQKAKELQDSK from the exons ATGATTATCCAGCCTGGCATTGCCAAGGCCAACATGGGTGTGTCCAGGGAGGATGTGACCTTTGAGGACCAT CCACTCAACCCCAGCCCCGACAGCCGGTGGAACACGTACTTCAAAGACAACGAGGTGCTGCTGCAGATCGACAAAGATGTCCG GAGGTTGTGCCCAGATATATCCTTCTTCCAGAGGGCCACTGAGTACCCGTGCCTCCTCATCCTGGACCCCCAGAATGAGTTTGAGACCCTTCGGAAGCGGGTGGAACAGACGACACTGAAATCCCAGACAGTGGCCCGGAACCGGAGCGGGGTCACAAAT atGAGCTCCCCACACAAGAACTTGGCGCCATCAGCCTTGAATGAATACGAGCTGCTGCCCAATGGCTGTGAGGCCCACTGGGAAGTGGTGGAGCGGATCCTCTTCATCTATGCCAAGCTCAACCCTGGCATTGCTTATGTGCAGGGCATGAACGAGATCGTGGGGCCCCTCTACTATACCTTTGCCACAGACCCCAATAATGAGTGGAAAG AGCACGCCGAAGCGGACACCTTCTTTTGCTTCACCAACCTCATGGCTGAGATCCGGGACAACTTCATCAAGAGCCTGGACGACTCTCAGTGTGGCATCACCTACAAGATGGAAAAGGTGTACTCCACCTTGAAGGATAAGGACGTGGAACTCTACCTGAAACTG CAAGAGCAGAACATCAAGCCCCAGTTCTTCGCCTTCCGCTGGCTGACGCTGCTGCTGTCTCAGGAGTTCTTGCTTCCTGACGTCATTCGTATCTGGGACTCCCTCTTTGCTGATGACAGCCGCTTTGACTTCCTCCTCCTCGTCTGCTGCGCCATGCTCAT CTTGATCCGGGAGCAGTTGCTGGAGGGGGACTTCACTGTCAACATGCGGCTTCTTCAG GACTACCCCATCACAGATGTCTGCCAGATCCTACAGAAAGCCAAGGAACTCCAGGACTCAAAGTAG
- the ENDOG gene encoding endonuclease G, mitochondrial produces MRALRTCLTLGLGVGLGAAAERWRRRRADARPAPGLLGRLPVLPVAAAAQLPAVPAVPGAPAGGGPGELAKYGLPGLAQLKSRESYVLCYDPRTRGALWVVEQLRPERLRGDGDRRSCDFREDESVHVYHRATNADYRGSGFDRGHLAAAANHRWSQKAMDDTFYLSNVSPQVPHLNQNAWNNLEKYSRSLTRTYQNVYVCTGPLFLPRTEADGKSYVKYQVIGKNHVAVPTHFFKVLILEAAGGQIELRSYVMPNAPVDEAVPLERFLVPIESIERASGLLFVPNILARAGSLKAVTAGSK; encoded by the exons ATGAGGGCGCTGCGTACTTGCCTGACCCTGGGGCTGGGTGTGGGGCTGGGCGCGGCTGCCgagcggtggcggcggcggcgggcagACGCGCGGCCGGCGCCGGGGTTGCTGGGCCGGCTGCCCGTGCTGCCCGTGGCGGCGGCGGCCCAGCTGCCCGCCGTGCCTGCCGTGCCCGGGGCCCCGGCGGGCGGCGGCCCTGGCGAGCTGGCCAAGTACGGGCTGCCCGGGCTGGCGCAGCTCAAGAGCCGCGAGTCGTACGTGCTGTGCTACGACCCGCGCACTCGCGGCGCGCTCTGGGTCGTGGAGCAGCTGCGGCCCGAGCGGCTGCGCGGCGACGGCGACCGCCGCTCGTGCGACTTCCGCGAGGACGAGTCGGTGCACGTGTACCACCGCGCCACCAATGCCGACTACCGCGGCAGCGGCTTCGACCGCGGCCACTTGGCTGCCGCCGCCAACCACCGCTGGAGCCAGAAAGCCATGGACGACACCTTCTACCTGAGCAACGTCTCGCCCCAG GTACCCCACCTCAACCAGAACGCCTGGAACAACCTGGAGAAGTATAGCCGGAGCTTGACCCGTACCTACCAAAATGTCTACGTCTGCACAGGGCCACTCTTCCTGCCCAG GACGGAGGCCGACGGGAAGTCCTACGTGAAGTACCAGGTGATCGGCAAGAACCATGTGGCAGTGCCCACCCACTTCTTCAAGGTGCTGATCCTGGAGGCAGCAGGCGGGCAAATTGAACTCCGCTCCTATGTGATGCCTAACGCGCCCGTGGACGAGGCCGTACCACTGGAGCGCTTCCTGGTGCCCATCGAGAGCATTGAGCGGGCCTCGGGGCTCCTCTTCGTGCCGAATATCCTGGCGAGGGCAGGCAGCCTGAAGGCCGTCACAGCGGGCAGCAAGTGA
- the TBC1D13 gene encoding TBC1 domain family member 13 isoform X2, producing the protein MSSLHKSRIADFQDVLKEPTIALEKLRELSFSGIPCEGGLRCLCWKILLNYLPLERASWTSILAKQRELYSQFLREMIIQPGIAKANMGVSREDVTFEDHPLNPSPDSRWNTYFKDNEVLLQIDKDVRRLCPDISFFQRATEYPCLLILDPQNEFETLRKRVEQTTLKSQTVARNRSGVTNMSSPHKNLAPSALNEYELLPNGCEAHWEVVERILFIYAKLNPGIAYVQGMNEIVGPLYYTFATDPNNEWKEHAEADTFFCFTNLMAEIRDNFIKSLDDSQCGITYKMEKVYSTLKDKDVELYLKLQEQNIKPQFFAFRWLTLLLSQEFLLPDVIRIWDSLFADDSRFDFLLLVCCAMLILIREQLLEGDFTVNMRLLQDYPITDVCQILQKAKELQDSK; encoded by the exons ATGTCGAGTCTGCACAAGAGCCG GATTGCAGATTTCCAGGATGTCCTGAAGGAGCCCACAATTGCCTTGGAAAAGCTTCGGGAACTCAGTTTCAGTG GCATCCCCTGTGAGGGCGGACTGCGGTGTCTCTGCTGGAAG ATCCTCTTGAACTACCTCCCCTTGGAGAGAGCCTCATGGACCTCCATCCTGGCCAAGCAGAG GGAGCTCTATTCTCAGTTCCTGAGGGAAATGATTATCCAGCCTGGCATTGCCAAGGCCAACATGGGTGTGTCCAGGGAGGATGTGACCTTTGAGGACCAT CCACTCAACCCCAGCCCCGACAGCCGGTGGAACACGTACTTCAAAGACAACGAGGTGCTGCTGCAGATCGACAAAGATGTCCG GAGGTTGTGCCCAGATATATCCTTCTTCCAGAGGGCCACTGAGTACCCGTGCCTCCTCATCCTGGACCCCCAGAATGAGTTTGAGACCCTTCGGAAGCGGGTGGAACAGACGACACTGAAATCCCAGACAGTGGCCCGGAACCGGAGCGGGGTCACAAAT atGAGCTCCCCACACAAGAACTTGGCGCCATCAGCCTTGAATGAATACGAGCTGCTGCCCAATGGCTGTGAGGCCCACTGGGAAGTGGTGGAGCGGATCCTCTTCATCTATGCCAAGCTCAACCCTGGCATTGCTTATGTGCAGGGCATGAACGAGATCGTGGGGCCCCTCTACTATACCTTTGCCACAGACCCCAATAATGAGTGGAAAG AGCACGCCGAAGCGGACACCTTCTTTTGCTTCACCAACCTCATGGCTGAGATCCGGGACAACTTCATCAAGAGCCTGGACGACTCTCAGTGTGGCATCACCTACAAGATGGAAAAGGTGTACTCCACCTTGAAGGATAAGGACGTGGAACTCTACCTGAAACTG CAAGAGCAGAACATCAAGCCCCAGTTCTTCGCCTTCCGCTGGCTGACGCTGCTGCTGTCTCAGGAGTTCTTGCTTCCTGACGTCATTCGTATCTGGGACTCCCTCTTTGCTGATGACAGCCGCTTTGACTTCCTCCTCCTCGTCTGCTGCGCCATGCTCAT CTTGATCCGGGAGCAGTTGCTGGAGGGGGACTTCACTGTCAACATGCGGCTTCTTCAG GACTACCCCATCACAGATGTCTGCCAGATCCTACAGAAAGCCAAGGAACTCCAGGACTCAAAGTAG